In Mangifera indica cultivar Alphonso chromosome 1, CATAS_Mindica_2.1, whole genome shotgun sequence, a single genomic region encodes these proteins:
- the LOC123217364 gene encoding ethylene-insensitive protein 2-like, which translates to MEAETINANQKPGLLNLLLPAVLPVLLVSIGYVDPGKWAAIVEGSSHFGTDLVALMMLFNFAAILCQYLSARIGVVTGRDLAQICSSEYDKYTCVLLGVQTELSVILLDLTMVLGIAHGLNLLLRVDLSTSVFLAAADAVLYPLFAGLLENKVNFLCVSMAGVLLLSYVFGVLISQPEAPLSVNGMLTKLSGESAFTLMSLLGANIMPHNFYLHSSIIQQHQGWLKISKDTMCHYHFCAISCIFCGIYLVNFVLMNSAANIFHSTGLVLLTFQDAMDQVFRSPVSPFVFLLVLILSSQITALTWNLSGQVVLHDFLKLDIPSWLHRATIRIISMVPALYCVWTSGAEGIYQLLIFSQVMVALLLPSSVIPLFRVASSRSIMGSHNISQFLEFLVLITFGGMLVLKLMFVVEMIFGNSDWAGNLWWNIGSSASAPFIVLLITACASLCLMLWLLATPLKSASSRSDAQGWSWDIQKVSGPIIEREKNDITETSYQGEELVQKQELGPAVVKSTESQSDTSVTNFDLDLPETIMESDKKILLGTILENRSNITFPSPAILHQEESASTDGSLAVSNVPKEASGNYLLGTKTLMIESLAPPEKTVGVEGDLPTEKNDDGGDTWEAEESSKDVPESTSSFTFDGPGSFRSFSGKSDESGNGPGSLSRLVGLGRAARRQLASLLDEFWGQLYDSYGQMTQEAKAKKFYKLLGPGIDSKPVSSLKVDPAMKEFSGFSPSVGGRGSDSMLASSLYDSPKQQRVQSSVDSAYGVQRGSSLVCFNHMQLLDAFIQSSSSGVHDAGERRYSSYHFPSEDLSERRYPILRTTQSSNAWNYQPTTVHGCDIAHLSQIARERNSDYLNGQRESPALKSPSLVSTTYVDSPAFAMGQKFQNDTSSVQVSGYQNFTVSRNSPLQSERSYYGASSSVPVDSVLMSANAKKYHSLPDISGLSVPLRDQYMANRGTQGAGLTRYQSSVGRPSCEPSPYSNPGSRAGAPLAFDELSPSNVYGDVFPPQLNSSSSTKSLWARQPFEQFGVADKSRTVGEGLGNRSNTDSQEATFAGNSEVQLLESFRLCIVNLLKLEGSEWLFKLNDGADEDLIDRVAAREKFLCEFEDKTREIQMAESPYLSSERKIPNTVKNDDTSVPNCGDGCIWRVDLIVSFGVWCIHRILDLSLMESRPELWGKYTYVLNRLQGVIDLAFSRPRTPMTPCLCLQIPVGHQQRSSPPTSNGMLPPTAKPGRGKCTTAAMLLDIIKDIEIAISNRRGRAGTAAGDVAFPKGKENLASVLKRYKRRLANRPAGNNDTSGSRKVSTSAPYGS; encoded by the exons ATGGAAGCTGAGACCATTAATGCTAACCAAAAGCCTGGTCTTCTTAATTTGCTACTTCCTGCTGTCTTACCTGTGCTTCTGGTTTCAATTGGATACGTTGACCCTGGAAAGTGGGCAGCAATTGTTGAAGGCAGTTCTCATTTTGGGACTGATCTGGTAGCACTAATGATGCTTTTCAATTTTGCTGCCATTCTGTGTCAGTACCTTTCAGCTCGTATTGGCGTTGTCACAGGAAGAGATCTTGCTCAG ATCTGTAGCAGTGAGTATGACAAATACACTTGTGTACTCCTAGGAGTTCAAACAGAGCTTTCTGTGATTTTACTAGATCTTACTATG GTTTTGGGGATTGCACATGGGCTTAATCTTCTGTTGAGGGTGGACTTGTCCACCAGTGTTTTTTTAGCAGCTGCTGATGCTGTTTTATATCCGCTTTTTGCTGGACTCCTG GAGAACAAGGTAAATTTCCTTTGCGTAAGCATGGCAGGTGTCCTGTTGCTTTCGTATGTTTTTGGAGTGCTAATTAGTCAACCAGAAGCTCCACTTTCTGTGAATGGGATGCTAACAAAGTTGAGTGGTGAGAGTGCATTCACTCTAATGAGTCTTCTAGGAGCAAATATTATGCCTCACAATTTTTACCTCCATTCTTCTATCATTCAG CAACATCAAGGGTGGCTTAAAATCTCCAAGGACACCATGTGTCACTATCATTTTTGTGCCATCTCATGCATCTTTTGTGGCATTTATCTGGTGAATTTTGTGCTGATGAACTCAGCGGCAAACATTTTCCACAGTACTGGTCTTGTCTTGCTTACTTTTCAGGATGCAATGGATCAG GTATTTAGGAGTCCAGTATCCCCTTTTGTATTCCTGCTGGTTCTAATTCTTTCAAGTCAAATCACTGCACTAACCTGGAATCTCAGTGGACAAGTAGTCTTACATGACTTTCTCAAACTGGACATACCCAGTTGGCTTCATCGTGCTACAATCAGAATCATCAGCATGGTCCCAGCTCTTTATTGTGTTTGGACTTCAGGAGCTGAAGGAATATATCAGTTGCTCATATTCTCACAGGTTATGGTAGCTCTGTTGCTTCCATCTTCTGTGATCCCCCTTTTCCGTGTTGCCTCATCAAGGTCAATAATGGGTAGCCATAATATTTCTCAGTTTCTGGAATTCTTAGTTCTGATAACATTTGGTGGGATGCTGGTCTTGAAGCTCATGTTTGTGGTTGAAATGATATTTGGTAACAGTGATTGGGCTGGTAATTTGTGGTGGAATATAGGGAGTAGTGCATCTGCCCCCTTTATTGTCCTTCTCATCACTGCTTGTGCATCACTTTGTTTGATGCTTTGGCTTTTGGCTACTCCCTTAAAATCTGCAAGTTCCCGAAGTGATGCTCAAGGGTGGAGCTGGGATATACAAAAAGTATCCGGGCCCATTATTGAGagggagaaaaatgatataactgaAACTAGTTATCAGGGAGAGGAGCTTGTCCAGAAACAGGAATTGGGTCCAGCTGTGGTAAAGTCCACAGAAAGTCAATCAGATACATCTGTTACAAATTTTGATCTTGATTTGCCTGAGACGATCATGGAGTctgataaaaaaattcttttaggTACCATTCTGGAAAATCGTTCTAATATTACATTTCCTAGCCCTGCAATATTGCATCAAGAGGAATCAGCATCTACAGATGGTTCCTTGGCTGTCTCAAATGTGCCTAAGGAGGCTTCCGGTAATTATCTCTTGGGCACAAAGACCTTGATGATTGAATCACTGGCTCCTCCGGAGAAAACAGTGGGTGTAGAAGGAGATTTACCCACTGAAAAGAATGATGATGGAGGAGATACCTGGGAGGCTGAAGAATCATCCAAAGATGTTCCTGAGAGTACCTCATCTTTCACATTTGATGGTCCAGGCTCATTTAGGAGTTTCAGTGGGAAAAGTGACGAGAGTGGGAATGGTCCTGGAAGTCTTTCAAGATTAGTGGGGTTGGGCCGTGCTGCAAGGCGTCAATTGGCTTCACTTCTTGATGAGTTTTGGGGACAGTTATATGACTCCTATGGGCAAATGACTCAAGAAGCGAAGgctaagaaattttataaattattgggGCCAGGGATTGATTCAAAGCCTGTCTCTTCACTGAAAGTAGACCCTGCCATGAAAGAATTTAGTGGTTTTTCCCCATCTGTAGGGGGAAGGGGGTCTGATTCTATGTTAGCTTCAAGTTTATATGACTCTCCAAAGCAGCAAAGAGTACAAAGTAGCGTTGATTCAGCTTACGGAGTTCAAAGAGGATCTTCCCTGGTATGCTTCAACCACATGCAGTTGTTAGATGCATTTATTCAGAGTTCCAGTTCTGGTGTTCATGATGCTGGTGAGAGGAGGTACTCTAGTTATCACTTTCCATCAGAAGATTTGAGTGAGAGGAGGTACCCTATTTTGCGGACTACACAATCTTCCAATGCCTGGAATTATCAGCCAACCACAGTGCATGGTTGTGACATTGCACATCTCAGTCAAATTGCTAGGGAAAGAAATTCTGATTACCTGAATGGTCAAAGGGAGTCACCAGCCCTGAAATCCCCTTCTTTGGTGTCTACAACCTATGTAGATTCACCTGCTTTTGCTATGGGGcagaaatttcaaaatgataCGAGCTCTGTTCAAGTGTCTGGATACCAGAACTTTACAGTATCCAGAAATAGTCCATTACAATCTGAAAGATCATATTATGGTGCTTCCTCTTCTGTACCTGTTGATAGTGTACTAATGTCTGCAAATGCAAAGAAATACCATAGCTTGCCTGACATATCGGGTCTTTCTGTTCCCCTGCGGGATCAATATATGGCCAATAGGGGTACTCAGGGGGCTGGCTTAACTAGATACCAATCATCTGTTGGTCGGCCTAGTTGTGAGCCATCTCCGTACTCAAATCCTGGATCCAGGGCAGGAGCTCCTTTGGCATTTGATGAGCTCTCTCCATCGAATGTATACGGAGATGTTTTTCCCCCGCagttaaattcaagttcaaGTACTAAATCGCTTTGGGCTAGACAGCCTTTTGAGCAGTTTGGTGTAGCTGATAAAAGTCGGACTGTTGGTGAAGGACTTGGAAATAGGTCAAATACAGATTCTCAAGAGGCTACATTCGCTGGAAATTCAGAGGTCCAGCTTCTTGAATCTTTTAGACTATGTATTGTGAATCTTTTGAAATTGGAAGGATCTGAGTGgttatttaaactaaatgatGGGGCTGATGAGGATTTAATTGATCGAGTGGCTGCTAGGGAGAAATTTCTTTGTGAATTTGAAGACAAAACCAGAGAGATTCAAATGGCTGAATCTCCGTATCTGTCTTCTGAAAGGAAGATTCCTAACACAGTGAAGAATGATGACACGTCAGTTCCAAACTGTGGGGATGGCTGTATATGGAGAGTGGATTTGATTGTAAGCTTTGGGGTCTGGTGCATTCACCGAATTCTTGATCTGTCACTCATGGAAAGCCGGCCTGAGCTGTGGGGAAAATACACTTACGTACTAAATCGCCTTCAG GGTGTTATAGATCTGGCATTCTCAAGGCCACGCACACCAATGACTCCTTGCTTGTGCCTCCAAATTCCTGTTGGGCATCAGCAAAGGTCAAGCCCGCCTACTTCAAACGGTATGTTGCCACCTACTGCAAAACCAGGAAGAGGGAAATGCACAACTGCAGCTATGCTTCTGGACATCATTAAGGACATAGAGATTGCTATATCTAACCGAAGGGGACGAGCAGGCACTGCTGCTGGCGATGTGGCTTTTCCAAAGGGAAAAGAGAATCTGGCATCTGTTCTCAAACGCTACAAACGTCGATTGGCCAACAGACCTGCCGGCAATAATGATACATCTGGGTCAAGGAAGGTATCAACATCAGCTCCTTATGGCTCATAA
- the LOC123224619 gene encoding RNA-binding protein CP29B, chloroplastic: MTTTSALSLVLPSLNPKTLSLYNPKPASFSFSSSSSLKLLAKPNSVSSSFIHSFQPVRFVRHVAISSEFDQEEEVLSEGDEPSFSPDLKLFVGNLPFSVDSAQLAGLFETAGNVEMVEVIYDKVTGRSRGFGFVTMSTKEEVEAAAQQFNGYELEGRSLRVNFGPPPSRREESFSRGPRGGGGAPLDSGNRLYVGNLSWGVDDLALENLFSEQGKVMEARVVYDRESGRSRGFGFVTYSSSEEVDNAIESLNGVDLAGRPIRVSVAESRPRRQF; encoded by the exons ATGACTACCACTTCAGCTTTGTCTCTTGTCCTCCCATCTCTCAATCCCAAAACCCTATCTCTTTACAACCCTAAACCCGCCTCATTTTCCTTCTCCTCTTCCTCGTCCCTCAAGCTCCTTGCCAAACCCAATTcagtttcttcttcatttattcACTCCTTTCAACCCGTTCGTTTTGTTAGACACGTTGCTATATCTTCTGAGTTTGACCAGGAAGAAGAGGTTTTGAGTGAAGGGGATGAGCCCAGTTTCTCTCCTGACCTTAAACTCTTTGTGGGTAATCTTCCTTTCAGCGTTGACAGTGCTCAGCTTGCTGGCTTGTTTGAGACCGCCGGAAATGTTGAGATGGTTGAG gTAATATATGACAAGGTTACAGGGAGAAGTAGAGGATTTGGATTTGTGACCATGTCAACAAAGGAGGAAGTAGAAGCAGCTGCTCAACAGTTCAATGGCTAT GAACTTGAGGGCAGGTCCTTGAGGGTAAATTTTGGACCTCCCCCGTCTCGGAGGGAAGAATCCTTTTCTAGAGGGCCCCGAGGAGGTGGTGGTGCTCCTTTGGATAGTGGCAACCGCCTTTATGTTGGTAACCTTTCATGGGGTGTTGATGATTTAGCCCTTGAGAATTTGTTTAGTGAGCAAGGGAAGGTAATGGAAGCCAGGGTGGTTTATGACAGGGAGAGTGGTAGATCTAGGGGTTTTGGCTTTGTAACTTACAGTTCTTCTGAAGAGGTTGACAATGCAATTGAGTCCTTGAATGGTGTT gaTTTGGCTGGTAGACCAATTCGAGTGTCTGTAGCAGAATCTAGGCCAAGGCGTCAATTTTGA
- the LOC123224603 gene encoding protein CNGC15b-like produces MAASKSKCIRFTDDPETAESTSPKTDCKLRFTNKFLKKAGFELHSKKFEKDGTGNNFSEKQLSRVFSEDYDAVEKMILDPRGPVINKWNKIFLVACLVSLFVDPLFFYLPSTKEGMCIEVSTPLEISLTIIRSITDAFYFVQIYVRFRTAYVAPSSRVLGRGELVVDSSKISSRYLRKDFWLDVVAAQPLPQLLVWAVIPHLKGASTVNMKNVIRLIIICQYVLRLYLIFPLSSEIIKASGLLLETAWAGAAYNLMLYMLASHVLGACWYLLSVERQEECWSKVCSSQHLRCYLGFFDCHLMDNPARVDWFISSNISSLCDPDGNFFQFGIFADALAFNVTAVSFFDKYLYCLWWGLRNLSSLGQNLFTSTNAWESVFAIIIAIIGLVLFGLLIGNMQTYLQSTTMRLEEWRIRRMDTEEWMRHRQLPHELKQCVRKYDQYRWVATRGVDEEAILRGLPMDLRRDIKRHLCLDLVRQVPLFDLMDDRMLDAICERLKPQLCTPGTSLVREGDLVSEMLFIVRGHLDSYTTDGGRSGFFNSCCIGPGDFCGEELLTWALDPRPGVVLPSSTRTVEALTEVEAFAFIAEDLKFVASQYRKLHSKQLRHTLRCHSPQWRTWAACFIQAAWFRHKRRKEAAELDKIESTTFMSELTEQTVAALKKKESITFMSELTEQTTRSSALASAFLRHAGKPAESSRRNGSQRSRIDSEFITSLRKPNDPDFTFEER; encoded by the exons ATGGCTGCTAGTAAATCAAAATGCATAAG ATTCACGGATGATCCTGAGACGGCAGAGTCCACATCACCTAAAACGGATTGTAAGTTAAGATTTACCAATAAATTTCTTAAGAAAGCAGGGTTTGAGCTGCACTCAAAGAAGTTTGAGAAGGATGGAACAGGCAATAACTTTAGTGAAAAACAGCTTTCCAGAGTCTTCTCTGAGGATTATGATGCTGTAGAGAAGATGATTTTGGATCCTAGAGGACCTGTCATTAACAAATGGAACAAAATTTTCTTAGTAGCTTGTTTGGTTTCTCTTTTTGTTGATCCTCTATTCTTCTATTTGCCAAGTACTAAGGAGGGCATGTGCATTGAGGTTTCCACACCCCTTGAAATCTCTCTCACAATCATTCGTTCGATAACTGATGCATTTTACTTTGTTCAAATATATGTTCGATTTCGGACGGCTTATGTTGCTCCTTCCTCTCGTGTATTGGGGAGAGGAGAGCTGGTTGTTGACTCTTCAAAAATTTCTTCAAGGTACCTTCGCAAGGATTTTTGGCTTGACGTGGTGGCTGCCCAACCACTTCCACAG CTGTTGGTTTGGGCTGTAATACCTCATTTAAAGGGTGCATCGACAGTCAACATGAAAAATGTTATTCGCTTAATCATCATATGTCAGTATGTGCTGAGACTATATCTCATCTTTCCACTGTCATCTGAAATCATCAAGGCTTCTGGGCTTTTGTTGGAAACAGCATGGGCTGGAGCAGCTTATAATTTGATGCTATATATGTTGGCCAGCCAT GTTTTAGGAGCCTGCTGGTACCTCTTATCAGTAGAGCGGCAAGAAGAGTGTTGGAGCAAAGTGTGCAGTTCTCAACACCTGCGTTGCTATTTGGGTTTTTTTGACTGTCATCTCATGGATAACCCTGCTAGAGTTGATTGGTTTATATCAAGCAATATCTCTAGTCTATGTGATCCGGATGGAAACTTCTTTCAGTTTGGTATTTTTGCTGATGCCTTAGCATTTAATGTGACAGCTGTCAGCTTCTTCGACAAGTACTTATATTGTCTTTGGTGGGGTTTGAGGAATCTGAG TTCTCTGGGACAGAATCTCTTCACAAGCACTAATGCTTGGGAAAGTGTTTTTGCCATCATCATTGCAATTATAGGACTTGTGCTTTTTGGACTGCTTATTGGGAATATGCAA ACATACCTCCAATCTACTACTATGCGACTTGAAGAGTGGAGGATTAGGAGAATGGATACTGAAGAATGGATGCGTCACAGACAACTTCCACATGAACTGAAACAGTGTGTGCGAAAGTATGACCAATACAGATGGGTTGCAACCAGAGGAGTCGATGAGGAGGCAATACTAAGGGGCCTCCCAATGGATCTTCGACGAGACATCAAGCGCCACCTCTGTCTTGATCTAGTTCGACAG GTACCACTTTTTGATCTGATGGATGATAGGATGCTAGATGCGATATGTGAAAGGTTGAAGCCGCAACTATGTACACCAGGCACCTCTCTTGTTCGAGAGGGTGATCTTGTTAGTGAGATGCTTTTCATAGTTCGAGGCCACTTAGATTCTTACACTACTGATGGTGGCCGCTCTGGATTCTTCAATTCATGCTGCATTGGCCCTGGTGACTTTTGTGGTGAGGAACTGCTCACTTGGGCTCTCGATCCTCGTCCAGGTGTTGTCCTTCCTTCATCTACTCGCACAGTCGAAGCCCTCACTGAGGTTGAAGCATTTGCATTCATCGCGGAGGACTTGAAGTTTGTTGCATCCCAATACCGGAAGCTGCATAGCAAGCAACTCAGGCATACGTTAAGGTGTCACTCACCTCAATGGAGAACATGGGCTGCATGCTTCATACAAGCAGCCTGGTTTCGCCATAAAAGAAGGAAGGAAGCAGCTGAACTTGACAAAATAGAGAGTACAACCTTCATGTCCGAATTAACTGAACAAACAGTAGCTGCTCTTAAGAAAAAAGAGAGTATAACCTTCATGTCTGAATTAACCGAACAAACAACAAGATCCTCGGCTTTGGCCTCAGCCTTTCTTAGGCATGCAGGAAAACCAGCTGAAAGCTCTAGAAGGAATGGAAGCCAGCGAAGTAGGATTGACTCTGAATTTATTACATCCTTACGAAAGCCAAATGATCCTGATTTTACATTTGAAGAGAGATGA
- the LOC123228415 gene encoding pentatricopeptide repeat-containing protein At2g37230, with protein sequence MAAISISKPCKLKPRVYFCFNTPKIESSYSRHFPRFFCSTDGQTPENTPPNPEPVQPQEEVKVEQTQFQRIPRGRQRNPEKIEDIICRMMANRAWTTRLQNSIRALVPEFDHNLVYNVIHGAKNAEHALQFFRWVERAGLFNHDRETHLKIITILGRASKLNHARCILLDMPKKGVEWDEDMFVKLIDSYGKKGIVQESVKIFDKMKELGVERTIKSYDTLFKVILRRGRYMMAKRYFNKMLGEGIEPTRHTYNIMLWGFFLSLRLETAIRFYEDMRSRGISPDVVTYNTMINGYNRFKKMDEAEQLFVEMKGKNIMPTVISYTTMIKGYVAVERADDALRLFEEMKSFNIKPNSVTYTVLLPGLCDTGKLAEAQNILKEMVDRYIAPKDNSIFFKLLTSQCASGDLDAAANVLKAMIRLSIPTEAGHYGVLIENFCKAEMFDQAVKLLDKLVEKDIILRPQNSVHVEASAYNPMIQHLCLSGQTGKAEIFFRQLMKTGVLDPIAFNNLICGHSKEGNPDSAFEIIKIMQRREVPRNADAYKLLIESYLRKGEPADAKTVLDSMIEDGHLPASSLFRSVMENLFEDGRVQTTSRVMKSMVEKGVKENMDLVAKVLEALLMRGHVEEALGRIDLLMHSGCAPKFDSLLSVLSEKGKTIAALKLLDYCLERDCIVDFSSYEKVLDALLAAGKTLNAYSLLCKILAKGGPTDWKSCEDLIASLNQEGNTKQADILSRMIRGGETARGSKGKKQSAVPS encoded by the coding sequence ATGGCAGCCATCTCCATCTCTAAACCTTGCAAGctaaaacctagggtttatttttgtttcaacaCACCCAAAATCGAAAGCTCATATTCTCGCCATTTTCCTCGCTTCTTTTGCTCAACCGATGGCCAAACCCCAGAAAATACGCCTCCAAACCCGGAGCCAGTTCAACCACAAGAAGAAGTGAAAGTGGAGCAGACCCAATTTCAGAGAATCCCAAGAGGTAGGCAACGAAACCCTGAAAAAATAGAGGATATAATTTGTAGAATGATGGCGAATCGGGCCTGGACGACCCGGTTGCAGAACTCGATCCGGGCTTTAGTTCCCGAATTCGATCACAATCTTGTTTATAATGTTATTCATGGTGCCAAGAACGCGGAGCATGCGCTCCAGTTCTTCAGGTGGGTTGAGCGGGCCGGGTTGTTTAACCATGACCGTGAAacccatttgaaaattattacaattttagGGCGAGCTTCGAAGTTGAATCATGCTAGGTGTATATTGTTAGATATGCCCAAAAAAGGCGTGGAATGGGACGAAGATATGTTTGTAAAGTTAATTGATAGTTATGGTAAAAAGGGAATTGTTCAAGAgtctgttaaaatttttgacaaaatGAAGGAACTGGGTGTGGAGAGGACTATAAAATCCTATGATACTTTGTTTAAAGTAATCTTGAGACGTGGCCGATATATGATGGCGAAAAGGTATTTCAATAAGATGCTGGGTGAGGGAATAGAGCCAACAAGGCATACTTATAATATTATGCTGTGGGGGTTCTTTTTGAGTTTGAGACTTGAGACTGCAATAAGGTTTTATGAGGATATGAGGAGTAGAGGGATTTCTCCAGATGTGGTTACTTACAATACAATGATTAATGGGTATAATCGGTTTAAGAAGATGGACGAGGCTGAACAGTTGTTTGTAGAGATgaaagggaaaaatattatgCCTACAGTTATTAGTTATACTACTATGATAAAGGGGTATGTTGCAGTTGAGCGAGCTGATGATGCATTGAGGTTGTTTGAGGAAATGAAATCATTTAATATTAAGCCAAATTCTGTGACATATACAGTTTTGCTGCCAGGGTTGTGTGACACAGGGAAATTGGCTGAAGCACAGAACATTTTGAAGGAGATGGTGGACAGATATATTGCTCCAAAGGATAACTCAATATTTTTTAAGCTGTTGACTAGTCAGTGTGCATCTGGGGACTTGGATGCGGCAGCAAATGTGCTGAAGGCAATGATTCGTTTGAGCATTCCAACAGAAGCTGGACATTATGGTGTCTTAATTGAGAACTTCTGCAAGGCTGAGATGTTTGATCAGGCAGTTAAGTTGTTGGATAAGCTAGTTGAGAAGGATATCATCTTGAGGCCCCAAAATTCTGTGCATGTGGAGGCCAGTGCTTATAATCCAATGATTCAGCATTTGTGCCTCAGTGGACAGACAGGAAAAGCTGAAATTTTTTTCAGGCAGTTGATGAAAACAGGTGTCTTGGATCCCATTGcctttaataatttgatatgtgGGCATTCCAAAGAAGGGAATCCGGATTCTGCTTTTGAGATTATTAAGATCATGCAAAGGAGAGAGGTGCCCAGAAATGCTGATGCTTACAAGTTGCTCATTGAGAGCTACCTGAGGAAAGGTGAGCCAGCTGATGCCAAAACTGTTTTGGATAGTATGATTGAAGATGGGCATCTTCCAGCTTCATCACTATTCAGGTCTGTCATGGAAAATCTGTTTGAAGACGGGAGGGTTCAAACTACAAGCCGGGTCATGAAGAGCATGGTAGAGAAGGGTGTGAAGGAGAACATGGATTTGGTTGCCAAGGTCTTGGAAGCTCTTCTCATGAGAGGTCATGTTGAGGAAGCCCTTGGACGCATTGATCTGCTGATGCACAGTGGATGTGCACCCAAATTTGACAGTCTTCTGTCCGTTCTGTCTGAGAAAGGGAAGACCATTGCTGCTTTGAAGTTGTTGGATTATTGTTTGGAGAGGGATTGCATTGTAGATTTTTCAAGCTACGAGAAGGTGTTGGATGCTCTCTTAGCAGCAGGGAAGACTCTCAATGCATATTCATTATTATGTAAAATACTGGCGAAAGGAGGGCCCACCGATTGGAAGAGCTGTGAGGATCTGATTGCTAGCCTTAATCAGGAGGGGAACACAAAGCAAGCAGATATACTCTCCAGAATGATAAGGGGAGGGGAGACTGCCCGTGGGAGCAAGGGGAAGAAACAATCAGCTGTTCCCAGCTAG